A genomic segment from uncultured Marinifilum sp. encodes:
- a CDS encoding NUDIX domain-containing protein: MSPTFPSKVIGFCPKCGSPEFYYKEDNSFLCATCQFHLYINASAAVAALIINKKGEILLTRRAVEPDKGMLDLPGGFVDIQETAEHAVKREIKEELDLEIQDMSYFMSYPNEYIFGGISVFTIDLAYICRIDSFNGISAMDDISAFEFYQPNNVPFEEIGSVSMKEIVKAFVKNI, encoded by the coding sequence ATGAGTCCAACTTTTCCCAGTAAAGTAATTGGCTTTTGTCCTAAGTGCGGAAGTCCCGAGTTTTATTATAAAGAGGATAATTCATTTTTATGCGCTACTTGCCAGTTTCATTTATATATAAATGCTTCTGCAGCAGTTGCCGCATTAATAATAAATAAAAAAGGAGAGATTCTTTTAACAAGAAGAGCTGTTGAGCCCGATAAAGGTATGCTCGATTTGCCTGGAGGTTTTGTCGATATACAGGAAACAGCAGAGCATGCAGTTAAGCGAGAAATTAAAGAAGAACTCGATTTAGAAATTCAGGATATGAGCTATTTTATGTCATATCCTAATGAATATATTTTTGGTGGAATATCTGTTTTTACAATCGATTTGGCCTACATTTGCCGAATTGATTCTTTTAATGGAATAAGTGCAATGGATGATATTTCAGCTTTTGAATTTTATCAGCCAAATAATGTGCCTTTTGAAGAAATAGGATCGGTTTCGATGAAAGAAATTGTTAAGGCTTTTGTAAAAAATATTTAA
- a CDS encoding CDP-glycerol glycerophosphotransferase family protein yields the protein MVLTYYVVKFPYKLIWNVLNLFKKRKEVVFYCANELDLEIFKNVQRQLRPIPVVAKTGKLQKKLLEQGIKARVMPVFPKGVIMCRQACYLFPESKIIKIGINHGAYHFKPFANVKGHNMFNQFHFTSSKEVEEAKAIGITSGVGLGFPKMDDAFNGTYSKEVLDELKDELNLDKNKKTILFSATWDKSQLSAVDKWYNKLSNFTEKYNVLVSLHIWTSENFKNTIKNTLGVKYIETQNITPYIMISDICVGDTSSILSEMCALHKPIVTFKTPIVKRTVPEVREIINSISFQIEEFDELEEMLEFASENAQQKRVEQEVANKRMFEKLDGRAGERVANKIKEILPELTKEGERDNV from the coding sequence ATGGTTTTAACATATTATGTTGTAAAGTTTCCTTATAAATTGATTTGGAATGTTCTTAATTTATTTAAGAAAAGGAAAGAGGTAGTATTTTATTGTGCAAATGAATTGGATTTGGAAATATTTAAAAATGTTCAAAGGCAACTTCGACCAATTCCTGTTGTTGCTAAAACTGGTAAGTTACAAAAGAAATTACTCGAGCAAGGAATAAAAGCACGTGTTATGCCTGTATTTCCAAAAGGAGTAATCATGTGTAGACAAGCATGTTATTTATTTCCGGAGTCGAAAATTATTAAAATAGGAATAAATCATGGAGCTTATCATTTTAAACCTTTCGCCAATGTGAAAGGGCATAATATGTTTAATCAATTTCATTTTACCAGTTCGAAAGAGGTTGAAGAAGCCAAAGCAATTGGAATTACTTCGGGTGTAGGTTTGGGGTTTCCTAAAATGGATGATGCCTTTAATGGTACTTATTCAAAAGAGGTATTGGATGAGTTAAAGGATGAATTAAATCTGGATAAGAACAAAAAGACAATTTTGTTTTCAGCTACTTGGGATAAATCTCAATTGTCAGCAGTCGATAAATGGTATAATAAATTATCTAATTTTACCGAGAAATATAATGTGTTGGTATCATTACACATTTGGACTTCAGAAAATTTTAAAAATACCATCAAAAATACTTTGGGAGTTAAATATATTGAAACACAAAATATTACTCCATATATAATGATTTCGGATATTTGTGTTGGTGATACAAGCTCCATTCTATCCGAAATGTGTGCCTTACATAAACCAATTGTTACTTTTAAAACACCAATAGTAAAAAGAACAGTTCCTGAAGTGAGGGAAATTATTAATTCTATTAGTTTTCAGATAGAAGAATTTGATGAATTGGAGGAAATGCTCGAATTTGCATCTGAAAATGCTCAGCAAAAGAGAGTAGAACAAGAAGTAGCAAATAAAAGAATGTTTGAGAAATTAGATGGTCGGGCAGGAGAACGTGTTGCAAACAAAATCAAAGAAATTTTGCCAGAACTTACTAAGGAGGGAGAAAGGGATAATGTCTAA
- the ggt gene encoding gamma-glutamyltransferase has product MILKKYLRVLIALFVILGVFSCTQKTSVKHRKGMVVTAHFLASEVGLDILKQGGNAFDAAVAVQFALAVVYPRAGNIGGGGFAVLRTKKGELNTLDFREKAPLAASEKMYLDSLGNVLAGLSQNGNLAVGVPGSVDGMCELHKKYGRLNWNKLIQPAINLAEKGVVLTELEAEKLNAYQDRILAQNPTKEKCPYLKNTGFSKGDTLVYSDLAETLKRIQIHKRNGFYAGKTAQLIVDEIKRGKGILSLKDLETYHSVWRPALVGDYRDCRIISMPPPSSGGIALIQLLKGAEKFNLKQYKFASFEHLHIITELERRVYADRASYLGDPDFFEVPVTKLLSNEYLNDRFSDICLSKKSNSQKIKAGKVNLIESFETTHFSIVDKDGNAIAVTTTLNGNYGSKVVVDGAGFFLNNEMDDFSIKPGVPNQFGLLGGVANSIQPEKRMLSSMTPTIVEKQGKLYMVLGSPGGSTIITSVFQNIINAVEFGMQAQQCVNAPRIHSQWLPDKIYAEPQAISKKVNEQMTGLGHIIKTQKQIGMMANIFINENGLIGAADTLRHKDSRAIGY; this is encoded by the coding sequence ATGATTTTAAAAAAGTATTTGCGGGTATTAATCGCTCTATTTGTTATTCTTGGGGTATTTTCATGTACGCAAAAGACTAGTGTTAAGCATCGCAAGGGAATGGTAGTTACTGCTCATTTTTTAGCATCAGAAGTTGGACTAGATATACTAAAACAAGGAGGCAATGCTTTCGATGCAGCTGTTGCTGTGCAGTTTGCTTTGGCAGTAGTGTATCCGCGAGCAGGAAATATTGGGGGAGGAGGATTTGCAGTTCTTCGTACTAAAAAAGGAGAATTAAATACCCTCGATTTTCGTGAAAAAGCGCCTCTTGCTGCAAGCGAGAAAATGTATCTGGATAGCCTGGGTAATGTACTTGCCGGATTAAGTCAGAATGGAAATTTGGCTGTGGGAGTTCCTGGTTCTGTAGATGGAATGTGCGAGCTTCATAAAAAATATGGGCGTCTGAATTGGAATAAGCTTATACAGCCGGCTATTAATTTGGCTGAAAAGGGAGTGGTGTTAACCGAATTAGAAGCCGAGAAATTAAATGCATATCAGGATAGGATATTGGCTCAAAATCCTACTAAAGAGAAATGTCCATACCTTAAGAATACTGGTTTTTCTAAGGGTGATACACTTGTCTATTCAGATTTAGCTGAAACATTAAAAAGAATACAAATCCATAAGCGAAACGGATTTTATGCTGGAAAAACTGCACAACTGATTGTAGATGAAATTAAGCGTGGAAAGGGAATTCTTAGTTTAAAAGATTTGGAGACTTACCATTCGGTTTGGCGACCAGCCTTAGTTGGAGATTATAGAGATTGTCGGATTATTTCAATGCCTCCGCCTTCAAGTGGAGGAATTGCACTTATTCAGTTGTTAAAAGGAGCTGAGAAATTTAATCTTAAGCAGTATAAGTTTGCCTCTTTTGAACACTTACATATTATTACAGAGCTGGAACGTAGAGTGTATGCCGACCGAGCCAGTTATTTGGGAGATCCGGATTTTTTCGAAGTTCCTGTTACAAAGCTTCTAAGTAACGAGTATCTGAATGATAGATTTTCAGATATATGCTTAAGTAAAAAGTCGAATTCACAAAAAATTAAAGCAGGTAAGGTTAATTTAATAGAAAGTTTTGAGACAACTCACTTTTCTATTGTTGATAAAGATGGAAATGCCATAGCTGTTACTACAACATTAAATGGAAATTACGGAAGTAAAGTGGTAGTTGACGGAGCCGGATTCTTTTTAAATAACGAAATGGATGATTTCAGTATTAAGCCAGGTGTACCCAATCAATTTGGTTTACTTGGAGGAGTAGCTAATTCTATTCAGCCCGAAAAAAGGATGCTGAGTAGTATGACTCCCACCATTGTTGAAAAACAAGGCAAATTATATATGGTTTTAGGATCTCCAGGAGGTTCTACAATAATTACATCGGTATTTCAGAATATTATAAATGCCGTTGAGTTTGGTATGCAGGCTCAGCAATGTGTTAATGCGCCACGGATTCATTCACAATGGTTGCCCGATAAAATTTATGCCGAACCTCAAGCCATAAGTAAGAAAGTTAATGAGCAGATGACCGGCTTGGGGCATATCATAAAGACTCAAAAGCAAATTGGAATGATGGCGAATATTTTTATTAATGAAAATGGATTAATTGGAGCTGCTGATACATTGAGACATAAAGACAGTCGGGCTATTGGCTACTAA
- the ispD gene encoding 2-C-methyl-D-erythritol 4-phosphate cytidylyltransferase: MKNVAVILAGGSGKRMGSTLPKQFLPIGNKPIIQHSIEAFSNHPQIDEICVVINADYHKEINQLITSNHIPKVKHILSGGKERSNSSLAAINAYEKDKNIYLIFHDAVRPFVSNRIISDVISELHNGKSVAVAIPSSDTIFCLNKNNTIESVPPRQNLRRAQTPQAFAYSTIKMAYDNALKDPNFIASDDCGVVLNYLPNEAIFIVKGEEKNIKITFEGDLELGESLLKKG, translated from the coding sequence ATGAAAAATGTAGCTGTTATTTTAGCTGGCGGTAGTGGTAAACGTATGGGCAGCACTCTTCCGAAACAATTTTTACCAATTGGCAATAAACCAATTATTCAACACAGTATAGAGGCTTTCTCAAATCATCCTCAAATTGATGAAATCTGTGTTGTGATTAATGCTGATTACCATAAGGAAATTAATCAGTTAATTACATCTAATCATATTCCTAAAGTAAAACACATACTAAGTGGAGGAAAAGAGCGCAGCAATTCGAGCCTTGCAGCTATTAATGCCTATGAAAAAGACAAAAATATTTACCTTATTTTTCATGATGCAGTTCGCCCCTTTGTTTCAAACAGAATTATTTCTGATGTGATTTCTGAACTACACAATGGAAAATCGGTAGCCGTAGCAATTCCCAGTAGCGATACTATTTTTTGCCTGAATAAAAATAATACTATTGAATCGGTTCCGCCAAGACAGAATTTAAGACGCGCGCAAACCCCACAGGCATTTGCTTATTCTACTATAAAAATGGCCTATGATAATGCTCTAAAAGATCCCAATTTTATTGCAAGCGACGATTGTGGTGTTGTTCTTAACTATTTGCCCAACGAAGCAATATTTATTGTGAAGGGAGAAGAAAAAAATATCAAAATTACTTTTGAAGGGGATTTGGAACTGGGGGAAAGTTTATTGAAAAAGGGATAA
- the map gene encoding type I methionyl aminopeptidase codes for MSKIIIKTPEQIEGIRKSSQLAGNTLKYISNYVKEGVSTLYLDTLIEKYIRDNGAIPAPLNYHGFPKSCCISLNDVICHGIPDEKTILKDGDILNIDVTTILDGYYGDTSTMFTIGNVSDEAMKLVEDTEHALYLGIEQVRAGNYFGNIGFGIGRFAKARKYSVVYEFCGHGVGVEFHEEPQVEHICPRNSGPKMKEGMIFTIEPMINLGKARAVVDENDGWTARTIDNKLSAQFEHTILVTKDGYEILSDVGDYEIFR; via the coding sequence ATGAGTAAAATTATTATTAAAACGCCGGAACAAATTGAAGGAATACGAAAAAGTTCTCAATTAGCCGGAAACACTTTAAAATATATCAGTAACTACGTTAAAGAAGGCGTTTCTACTCTATATCTTGATACATTAATAGAAAAATACATTAGAGATAATGGTGCTATTCCTGCACCTTTAAATTACCATGGATTTCCAAAATCATGCTGCATTTCGTTAAACGATGTAATTTGTCATGGTATTCCTGATGAAAAAACAATTCTGAAAGATGGTGATATTTTAAACATAGATGTTACCACTATTTTAGATGGATATTATGGCGATACAAGCACCATGTTTACAATTGGTAATGTTAGCGATGAAGCAATGAAATTAGTTGAAGATACAGAACATGCACTTTACTTGGGAATTGAACAGGTTAGAGCAGGAAACTATTTTGGAAACATTGGTTTTGGAATAGGACGATTTGCCAAAGCCAGAAAATATAGTGTGGTTTACGAATTTTGTGGTCATGGTGTTGGTGTAGAATTCCATGAAGAACCTCAGGTAGAACATATTTGTCCTCGTAACTCAGGTCCTAAAATGAAAGAAGGAATGATATTTACCATTGAACCAATGATTAATCTTGGAAAAGCTCGTGCTGTAGTTGATGAAAACGATGGTTGGACCGCAAGAACAATCGATAATAAACTTTCAGCACAATTCGAACATACCATTTTGGTTACCAAAGATGGTTACGAAATTTTATCGGATGTTGGAGATTACGAAATTTTCAGATAA
- a CDS encoding capsule assembly Wzi family protein — MNKIKICLIIVLCVSVNVLFGQKKKINYEAEVSAQFSSESSLPFWMVSNKYGTIPNENSAVANFKIYSTPAPGKKGFDFNYGTSLIGSQGGNTDFFIDELYVSAGWKKFSVDLGMQHKEVKYDGLSATNGDMLYSGNARMYPELNLQLKDFVSLPFTNKWLWVKGSFSNGIMYDDRYVDKTNIHHKSAFLRIGKEKGLSLTIGLDHYVQWGGTSPVWGDLGGFDAFMDAVLVREGKVLVDEDGNQSINESYNKSGNHIGQNSFDLSYSNSEFESVLSLKNIYEDKSGDFRHLTKVKDWNLTFFIKLKKSKLISSFIYEFYYTKDQGGYSIRPDHPIEPVIGFDGYFSNSVFRSGWTSHQRTIGIPLFTPAISNGLANGISNNAIVAHHFGITGTLGKFKYRTLLTFSDNYGRAFLVNDGQGNQEENYSKSYTYPDGLSQQSYLMEVTFPHWEKFPFQLSASMAIDNGKYLDDNVGFQIKLKKEGFLSKKY; from the coding sequence ATGAACAAAATAAAAATTTGTTTGATAATCGTGCTATGTGTATCGGTTAATGTTCTTTTTGGACAAAAGAAAAAAATTAATTATGAGGCTGAAGTGTCGGCTCAGTTTTCTTCAGAAAGTTCTCTTCCCTTTTGGATGGTAAGTAATAAGTATGGTACCATACCTAATGAAAATAGTGCTGTTGCGAACTTTAAAATATACAGTACTCCTGCTCCCGGGAAAAAAGGATTCGATTTTAATTATGGTACTTCATTGATAGGAAGTCAGGGAGGGAATACTGATTTTTTTATTGATGAATTATATGTTTCGGCAGGATGGAAAAAGTTTAGTGTTGACTTGGGAATGCAGCACAAAGAAGTAAAATATGATGGTTTATCTGCTACAAATGGAGATATGCTTTATTCTGGTAACGCCAGAATGTATCCCGAATTAAATTTACAGTTAAAAGATTTTGTTTCATTGCCATTTACCAATAAGTGGTTGTGGGTAAAAGGGAGTTTTTCCAATGGAATTATGTATGATGATAGATACGTAGATAAAACTAATATTCATCATAAAAGTGCATTCTTAAGAATAGGAAAAGAAAAAGGATTGTCTCTTACAATTGGTTTGGATCATTACGTTCAATGGGGTGGTACCTCACCAGTTTGGGGTGATTTAGGAGGTTTTGATGCTTTTATGGATGCAGTTCTTGTAAGAGAAGGAAAGGTATTGGTTGATGAAGATGGTAATCAATCAATAAATGAGAGCTATAATAAGTCTGGAAATCATATTGGACAAAATAGCTTTGATCTATCTTATTCAAATTCTGAATTCGAATCGGTCTTAAGCTTGAAAAATATTTATGAAGATAAATCAGGTGATTTTAGGCATCTTACTAAGGTGAAAGATTGGAATTTAACATTTTTTATTAAGCTCAAAAAATCAAAATTGATTTCATCTTTTATTTATGAATTTTATTATACAAAAGATCAGGGAGGATATAGCATAAGACCAGATCATCCTATTGAGCCGGTAATTGGTTTTGATGGTTATTTTTCAAACTCGGTATTTCGATCTGGCTGGACAAGTCATCAGCGTACAATAGGTATTCCGTTGTTTACTCCAGCAATTAGTAATGGTTTGGCTAATGGAATAAGTAATAATGCCATAGTAGCCCATCATTTCGGAATTACAGGTACTCTTGGTAAATTTAAATACAGAACTCTATTAACTTTTTCAGATAATTATGGTAGAGCATTTCTTGTAAACGACGGGCAGGGTAATCAGGAAGAGAATTACTCTAAAAGTTATACTTATCCAGATGGTCTTTCCCAGCAATCTTATTTAATGGAAGTAACTTTTCCTCATTGGGAAAAATTTCCTTTTCAACTTTCAGCAAGTATGGCTATTGATAATGGAAAATACTTAGATGATAATGTTGGTTTTCAAATTAAATTAAAGAAAGAAGGATTCTTATCAAAGAAATACTAA
- a CDS encoding GAF domain-containing protein, with product MKKDSKRKKYQRLNKQLQGILGTTDNVKSRLATIEAILHHKMQYYFWTGVYMLRDGDLLVESYQGPVACQKLKKDVGVCWAAINQNKTLVVPNVEEFPGHIACNSATNSEIVVPLRNQEGEVIGCFDVDSKELESFDEVDAEELEKILDLVYSVPVNK from the coding sequence ATGAAAAAGGATAGTAAAAGAAAAAAATATCAAAGATTAAATAAGCAACTTCAGGGGATTTTAGGAACTACTGATAATGTAAAATCACGTTTGGCAACAATCGAAGCTATTTTACACCATAAAATGCAATATTATTTCTGGACAGGGGTTTATATGTTGAGAGATGGGGATTTATTGGTAGAATCATATCAGGGACCGGTAGCATGTCAAAAATTAAAGAAAGATGTTGGGGTTTGCTGGGCAGCCATTAATCAGAACAAAACATTGGTTGTTCCTAATGTAGAGGAGTTTCCGGGACATATTGCCTGTAATTCGGCAACAAATTCTGAGATTGTGGTGCCTTTAAGAAATCAAGAAGGAGAAGTAATCGGATGTTTCGATGTAGATTCCAAAGAGTTAGAATCGTTCGATGAGGTAGATGCTGAAGAATTAGAGAAAATTCTTGATCTGGTTTATTCTGTTCCAGTAAACAAATAA